The following proteins are co-located in the Macadamia integrifolia cultivar HAES 741 chromosome 3, SCU_Mint_v3, whole genome shotgun sequence genome:
- the LOC122073254 gene encoding quinone oxidoreductase PIG3-like → MKAVVITRFGGPEVLELQEVEDPKVGDDEVLIKIEATALNRADTIQRKGLHPPPKGASPYPGLECSGIVEAVGKNVSRWNIGDQVCALLSGGGYAEKVAVTAGQVLPILPGISLKDAAAFPEVACTVWSTVFMMNRLSAGETFLIHGGSSGIGTFAIQIAKHQGVRVFVTAGTEEKLAFCKDLGADVCINYKTEDFAARVKEETGGKGVDVILDCVGGPYFQRNLDSLSVDGRLFIIGFMGGAVTEVNLAGLLTRRLTVQCIFQSS, encoded by the exons ATGAAAGCCGTGGTGATAACGAGGTTTGGCGGTCCGGAAGTTCTTGAGCTGCAAGAAGTCGAAGATCCTAAAGTTGGAGACGACGAAGTGTTGATTAAGATCGAGGCTACCGCACTCAACAGAGCTGATACTATTCAAAGGAAAGGTTTGCATCCTCCTCCGAAAGGAGCAAGTCCTTATCCAGGCCTTGAGTGTTCCGGAATTGTTGAAGCCGTCGGGAAAAACGTCTCCCGCTGGAATATCGGTGATCAG GTGTGTGCTCTTCTTAGCGGAGGGGGCTATGCCGAAAAAGTAGCTGTAACTGCTGGACAAGTTCTTCCTATTCTACCAGGCATTTCTTTGAAGGATGCTGCTGCCTTTCCTGAGGTGGCTTGCACTGTCTGGTCAACTGTTTTTATGATGAATCGGCTGTCTGCAGGGGAAACATTCCTG aTTCATGGTGGATCTAGTGGAATTGGCACATTTGCAATTCAGATCGCTAAACACCAAGGAGTGAGGGTCTTTGTCACTGCAG GGACTGAGGAGAAATTGGCTTTCTGCAAGGATCTTGGAGCCGATGTCTGCATCAATTATAAGACTGAAGATTTTGCTGCACGGGTGAAGGAAGAAACAGGAGGGAAAG GTGTTGATGTTATACTGGACTGTGTTGGGGGTCCATACTTCCAGAGAAACCTTGACAGCTTAAGTGTTGATGGTAGGCTTTTTATCATTGGCTTCATGGGTGGAGCAGTTACAGAAGTGAATCTTGCAGGCTTACTCACAAGACGCCTAACAGTACAATGTATTTTTCAATCTTCTTAG